CTCAACTCATACAGGAATTGCTCGTAATCTTACAAATTTTGGGGTATTTGTAGAACTCGAACCCGGCATTGATGGGTTAATTCATATTTCAGACCTTTCGTGGACTAAAAAGATTCGGCACCCCGGTGAAGTAGTTAAAAAAGGCGAGAAAATTGATGTCGTCGTTCTTTCTATTGATACTGAACAAAGAAAAATTTCTTTGGGACATAAACAGATAAACCCGAATCCATGGGACCATTTCGAAAAAGAATATGCCGTTGGAGTATTAACTGAAGGTAAAGTAGTTAGAATTATTGAAAAAGGTCTAATTGCCGAATTACCTTTAGGCGTTGATGGATTTGTCCCTGCTACGCAACTTTCTACTGCTAAGATTAAAAACTTATCTTATTGTTTTCCAATGGGTACTAAATTGCCATTAAAGGTTGTTGAATTTGATAAAGAAAACAAAAAGATTGTATTGAGTGCCTTAGCTGTTCTTAAGGAAAAATCTGATGAGGAAATACTGCAATATATTGAGGAACATAAACTTGAAAAGGTATCCATCAGCGATATTAAACAAGCTGATGCGGGTAAATTTGATTCTTCGGATTTTAATTTGTACGAGGACAAACAACCTGAACCATCAAATTCTGACCAATTCAAAAGCGAAGTAAAACAAAACATTGAAGAGAGGTCTGATTCTTTAGAGTCAAAAGAAGAATCAAACAAAAAGGTTGATTAATCGTTTGGGTTGAAATATTAATTGTAAAATACTGGGCTGTTTTTAAATTCAATATTTTTTTATTGATTTAGATTCAGCCCATTTTGTTAATTAATTATTAAGTTTAGCTAGTTCGTTTATTTTAACGTATTTTTGTTGGCATTATAAATAGCATAGCTATGGAAAAACAAAAAGTAGCATTTTACACACTTGGTTGTAAGCTTAATTATTCCGAAACCTCAACTATTAGTAAACAGTTTTTAGAAAAAGGCTTTGAAGTAGTTGATTACAACAATGCTGCTCAGGTCTATGTGATTAATACTTGTACAGTGACTGAAAACGCTGAAAAGGACTGTAGACAAATAGTAAGACGAGCTTTAAGAAATAACCCTAATGCATATATAATTGTAACGGGTTGCTACGCTCAGCTTCGACCACAAGAAATTGCCTCTATTGAAGGTGTAGATGCAGTCTTGGGAAGTAATGAGAAATTTGAAATTTTCGATAAGCTAAACTCTTTTAATAAACACTTACCATCTTGTGTGTATGTTACTCCAACTGAAAAGCTAAATTCGTTTCATTCCGCATTTACTGTAGAAGAGGATAGCAGAACAAGAGCATTTTTCAAAATTCAGGATGGCTGCGATTACAAATGTTCTTTTTGTACAATTCCACTTGCCAGAGGAAAAAGTAGAAGTCTTAATCCTGATGAGGTAAAATTACAATTCAAAAAAATTTTAGAATCCGGTTTTAAGGAAATTATTTTAACTGGAGTTAATGTTGGCGATTACGGTAAATCGTTTCAAAAAAATTTGGCTTCTTTACTTAAAGAATTAATTAGTATTCAAGGAGAGTTTAGAATTAGAATTAGTTCAATAGAGCCGAATTTGCTGTCGGACGAAATTATTGAAATGGCTTCGTCCGAAGAAAAAATTTGTAAGCATTTTCATATACCATTGCAAAGCGGAAGCCCTAAAATTTTACGTCTAATGCAACGAAGATATACTGTTGAAGATTATCAAACACTAATTTTAAAAGTAATTAAAAATATAAAAGACCTTGCTGTAGGTGTAGATGTAATTGTAGGATTTCCCGGGGAAACTGAAGACGATTTCTTGCAAACTTACAATTTCATAAAAGAATTACCTGTCACATATTTACATGTGTTTACCTACTCCGAAAGGCCAAACACTAAGGCAATTAACTTAGATGGCGTTGTTGACATAAATGAAAGAAAAAAAAGAAATAATATGCTTAGGATTTTGAGTGAAAAGAAAAGAAATGAATTTTACAATAATTCTATTGACAAAGAACTTATTGCGCTTTTCGAGCATGAAGAAAATAATGGTTTGATTAAAGGCTTTACTTCAAATTATATTAGAGTGCAAAGTAAATTTAATGCTAACTTAATTAACAAATTTGTTAAGGTAAGAATTAAGGAGGTTAAGGGAAACATTTGTACAACAGAAATAGTTAATTCAGCACAAACAAATTAGATGAAGGTTAATCATGAAGAAGTTAATTTTATTAGTTATGTTTTTTTCTTCGCTAATGTTTCCCCAAAGTTATTCTAACGTTGGTAAATATGAGCTTCTCAAATTGATTAAAGATGCACCTCTAAAAGAACAATCAAATTTTTTAAAAGAAGAATATACAACACAGAAAAAAAACGCTGGGTTGGCAATTTTGTTTTCAATGATTATACCTGGCATGGGCGAATTATACGCTGATTCTTATCAATCTGGTATTTACTTTACAGTTGCTGATGGTATTTTATGGGGAGTTTTTGCGGGCTTTAATTTATATGGTGATTGGCAGAAAAATAACTACCGCTCCTTTGCGCAATCTTTTGGTTCAGTGAACTTAGATGGTAAAAACTCAGATTACTTTGCTACTATTGGCATCTATAAGGATGTGTATACCTATAACCAGGTGCAAGAACTTAATCGTAATTTTGATAAAGTCTATGATGTAAATAAGTTTTACTGGAACTGGGGTACGAATGAACAACGAAAAAAATACAGAGAAATGTGGTCTTCAAGCGAGACAGCTTATAATAACGTGAGATTTGCTGCGGGGGCGTTAATTTTAAATCGCTTAATTAGTGCAATAAATGCCGTACGGGCAGTATCGAGGTATAATAACAATTTACAAAAAGAAGCTTCGTGGAACATTTATTTTGGGATAGATAATAAACCCACCTTGCCTTCCAGCTTTACTTTTAATTTCACAAAACACTTTTGAATTGGCATACTAAAAGTTTCATCTTTCTAAAAGATGGAATCTTTTATAACTTGCGTAATAATAAATTTCTATTTCCAAATTGTTTAACTATAAACTTACAATTCAATACGATGGAACAAATTATGCGGGTTGGCAGATTCAAAAAAATGCTATTTCTGTGCAACAGAAAATTTCGGAAGCAATTGAAATTATCACTAAAGAAAAAATTAATTTAATTGGTGCGGGAAGAACTGATGCTGGGGTTCATGCCTTAGGTCAAGTGGCAAATTTTAAAGTCGATGTAGAGTTAGATTTATATAAATTTCAATATTCACTTAACTCTATTTTGCCTAGCGACATATCTATTACTTCTTCTGAAAAAGTAAATGAAAATTTTCATGCAAGATTCGATGCAAAAAGCAGAGCATATATTTATTTAATCAGTAAAATAAAATCTCCTTTTTATGATAAATATTCTTACAGATTACCATACATCGCTAAAATGAATATAACATATCTTAATAAGATAAGTAAAGTATTAATTGGTGAACATGACTTTACATCTTTCTCAAGAAAAAATACTGAGACGGAAAATAAAGTTTGTGATGTTAAAAATATATGGTGGAAAGAAACAAAGAACTTTATACTTTTTTACATTCAGGCTGATAGATTTCTGCATGGAATGGTAAGAACAATAATTGGTACTTTACTTAAAACTATAGAAAAGAAAAGAGATGAAAATTATATATTAGAAATACTAAATAAAAAAGATAGAGAAACTGCTGGCGAGGCAGTTCCAACTAAAGGATTATTCTTATACAAAGTGAGGTATTAAATGATAGATTTAACAAATAAAGTTACACTTATAACCGGCGGCTCAAGGGGAATAGGTGCCGCTTGCGTTGAATTTTTTACTAAAGCTAACTCTAATGTCGCTTTTACATATCTTCATTCTAAAAATAAAGCTGACGAGCTGATAAAAAAATTTACTAAGAATAACACAGTAAAAGCGTATAAAGTTGATATGCAATCCGAACAAGAAATTAATGATTGTGTTGAGCAAACAGTTAAGGATTTTGGAAAAATTGATATTCTCGTTCATAATGCCGGTATTTGGAATGATGGAACTTTAGAAAAAATGACCTTGAAGCACTGGGATGAACTGATAAGAATAAACTTGACTTCTAATTTTCTCTTTGTCAAAGCTGTTGTCCCTATTATGAAAAAAAATAATTTCGGTAGAATAATTAATGTATCCTCTACCGCAGGGCAGCGAGGTGAGGCTTTTCATTCACATTACGCTGCTTCAAAAGGTGGGATAATTTCTTTTACAAAGTCACTCGCCGTTGAACTAGCACCATACAATATTACTGTTAATTCTGTAGCTCCTGGCTGGGTAGATACTGAAATGAATAACGAAGTTTTTGCAGATGAGAGTTTTAAAGAAGAGATTCGTAAGAGTATTCCTGTAGGTAGAATTGCTACAGCCGAAGACATTGCCGGTCCAATTTTATTTTTAGCTTCTGACTTAGCTCGGCATATTAACGGTGAGATTTTAAATGTAAACGGAGGCAGTGTGCTTTGCGGGTAACTGCTCAAACTAATTACACTTATTAAAAAATTTTTTATAAAATATAAAAATGGAATTTCTTTCGTATTTGCACCCAAGAATTGTTCACTTCCCAATTGCCATATTTGTAGTTTATTTTTTATTTGAGGCCTTTGCTGCTTTTCTGAAAAAAGATTTTTTGAATAAATCGGCTTATATATTGTTAGCACTTGGTGTAATCTTTTCTGTTGCAGCAGTACTAACAGGAAATCAAGCACAAGAACTGTTAAAAGAAAAATTTCCAAGTACTTATAAAACAATCAGTTCTTTAATTCAAAAACATAATAATTATGCAACTCTTACTCTTTGGTATTTTCTAAGCTTAATGATATTTAGAACGTATTTAGTTCTTAAAAAAAAATTTTTAGGCTGGACAAAATACTTAGTTGTTTTTCTTGCTTTGTTGGGAGTTTTGTTTATTATTTTGACCGCACTTTATGGCGGGGATTTAGTTTACTACTATGGAGCTGGGACAAGTAGATTTGGGACAATATAAATTATGAGAAAAGTGTTTCTTTTTTTGGTATTGATTACAACAACTGCAAATGCACAATTAATAAAATTCGGCGAAGCTAAAGGCCTTTTTATGTCAATTGGTGTAGGTCCGCGCTTCCCAATTGCGGTGGCTTCAGAATCTCAAAATATTGGTGTTGGCTTTAATGTTTCAATCTCTTACACAGATAATAATTTTTTACCGGTATTTTTTTATTCTACCTTTAGTTATAATCATTTTCCTGGTAAACAAAATTTTTATAAAGTAACAGATTATTCTTCGTTTTCAACAAACTCAATAATTTTTTCACCTGGTGTCCGATATTACTTCTCACCTGTTATTAATGAAGGTGTTTTGTTGATGCCAATTGCCGATTTCGGTTTCTCGCTGGCACTTTACGAAAAATTACATCAATTTAAAATAGGCACAGGTAAACAAAATTTTGTTGAAGAGGTTGGTTATACCGGCTTTCATATCGGCGGAGGTTTTTCTATGTTTATTCTTGATGTAATTACTTATTACAATTTTATACCTAATAACCAATTTATTTCTTTTGATTTGAAAATTCGTATACCTATTTATGTAACAATTTAGCGAGGGGAAAATGAATTTTAAAAACTTACTAGTTGAAAAGAAAGATACTATAGCTATTGTAACTGTTAACAGACCAGACAAGTTAAATGCACTTAATGGTGAAACTTTAGAAGAACTAAGGGATTTGTTTGAATCCTTGCAAGATGATAATTCGGTAAATGTAATTATTATAACTGGCGCTGGAGAAAAAGCATTTGTTGCCGGTGCAGATATTTCTGAATTAAATAAACTTGATGAAACTACTGCGAAGGATTTTGTGGAAAAAGGGCAATCGGTTTTCGATTTAATTGAAAACTTAGGTAAACCTGTAATTGCTGCTGTTAATGGTTTTGCTTTGGGCGGAGGATGTGAACTCGCTCTTGCTTGTCATATTCGAATTGCGTCTGAAAGAGCAAAATTTGGCCAGCCTGAAGTTAATCTTGGAATTATACCAGGTTACGGCGGAACCCAAAGACTATCAAGGCTAATAAATACAGGCAGAGCAATAGAAATAATTCTTTCGGGTGATATGATTAGTGCAGAAGAAGCATTAAAATATGGTTTGATAAACCGCATCTCACGTCACGAAGAGTTGTTGGGTGATGCTGTTGAATTGGCAAAAAAAATATGTTCTAAAGGACAAATTGCTGTGCGTTCGGCTCTAAAAGCTATTGTAGCTACAAACTATTTGCACTTAAATGATGGTTTAAAACTTGAATCTGACCTTTTTGCTGAATGTTGCGCTACTGAGGATTTTAAGGAAGGAACCTCAGCTTTTCTTGAAAAGCGAAAACCAAATTTTAAGAATAAGTAGCTAATCTTAATTTTTTATTAATATCCTAAGTCATTATTAATCTGCTAATAATTAGATTTAAAGTTCCTTTTAACTTCGTATAAAGAGGAGTAATGCCCTGAAGAATAAACTTATCAAAATATTATTAGTTATTGCCTCTTTGCTTCTAGTGACTAATATTGTTGTCGATAATATTTATAAGAAACCTAAAAAAACATTTAATACAAATGAACTGACCACATTACAAGCCGACTCAATTTTTTTGAACGTGTTGAACGAGTTTGCAATTGATTCTTCGTGGATTTCAATAAAAAAAAAGAAATTTGACGAGGATGACTCTACAAAACATGAATATCATATAAAACTCCCTAAAGATTTGCCTGTACCACTTGTTATTAAAGAATTAAGTAATAAATTAAATAAAGATATAACTGCCTTAGTCTCACAAGAAAATAAAAATTTTGGGGAAACCTCTGTAAAGATATACTCTAATGAAAGACTTAAGCTGAAGGCAATTCTTGAGCCGGATTTAAATTTAGTTAGAGAGAGAAATAATATATATTTCATAATAACAGATGCTTCTTCATTAGATTTTCAGCAGCTCAAAGAATTGCTAAAATCACCTTTGCCTTTAACTTTTAGTTTGCTTCCCTCCGATTATTCGAATACAATTAAAGATACAATACAAAATTATTTTAAGGACTATTCTGTTTGGCTTAATGATGCAATCGATGATAAAAAGTATAAAATTGAAGCAGGTTACTCAAAGGAGTTGCTGCGCAGTTCAATTCAAAATATAATTACATCATATAAAGATGCAGTATTGTTTATAGTTGATTCTAAGAGTAAAATATATAATTCAGCCACATATAATTTTATTCGAGATTATTTTAAATCATGGGGAATTAAGCTATATACAGATACCGATTTTATTCTTTTCAAAAGCAGCAAGAAAGAAGAACTGATTTCTTTAATGAAGTTTTATGCTAATACAAAAGATTCCTCCCCAAACAAAATAATTCTAATAAACAAAGATGAATTTGATTTGTTAAATGATGAGTTAG
This genomic interval from Melioribacteraceae bacterium 4301-Me contains the following:
- the mtaB gene encoding tRNA (N(6)-L-threonylcarbamoyladenosine(37)-C(2))-methylthiotransferase MtaB; this translates as MEKQKVAFYTLGCKLNYSETSTISKQFLEKGFEVVDYNNAAQVYVINTCTVTENAEKDCRQIVRRALRNNPNAYIIVTGCYAQLRPQEIASIEGVDAVLGSNEKFEIFDKLNSFNKHLPSCVYVTPTEKLNSFHSAFTVEEDSRTRAFFKIQDGCDYKCSFCTIPLARGKSRSLNPDEVKLQFKKILESGFKEIILTGVNVGDYGKSFQKNLASLLKELISIQGEFRIRISSIEPNLLSDEIIEMASSEEKICKHFHIPLQSGSPKILRLMQRRYTVEDYQTLILKVIKNIKDLAVGVDVIVGFPGETEDDFLQTYNFIKELPVTYLHVFTYSERPNTKAINLDGVVDINERKKRNNMLRILSEKKRNEFYNNSIDKELIALFEHEENNGLIKGFTSNYIRVQSKFNANLINKFVKVRIKEVKGNICTTEIVNSAQTN
- the truA gene encoding tRNA pseudouridine(38-40) synthase TruA, producing the protein MFNYKLTIQYDGTNYAGWQIQKNAISVQQKISEAIEIITKEKINLIGAGRTDAGVHALGQVANFKVDVELDLYKFQYSLNSILPSDISITSSEKVNENFHARFDAKSRAYIYLISKIKSPFYDKYSYRLPYIAKMNITYLNKISKVLIGEHDFTSFSRKNTETENKVCDVKNIWWKETKNFILFYIQADRFLHGMVRTIIGTLLKTIEKKRDENYILEILNKKDRETAGEAVPTKGLFLYKVRY
- a CDS encoding SDR family NAD(P)-dependent oxidoreductase encodes the protein MIDLTNKVTLITGGSRGIGAACVEFFTKANSNVAFTYLHSKNKADELIKKFTKNNTVKAYKVDMQSEQEINDCVEQTVKDFGKIDILVHNAGIWNDGTLEKMTLKHWDELIRINLTSNFLFVKAVVPIMKKNNFGRIINVSSTAGQRGEAFHSHYAASKGGIISFTKSLAVELAPYNITVNSVAPGWVDTEMNNEVFADESFKEEIRKSIPVGRIATAEDIAGPILFLASDLARHINGEILNVNGGSVLCG
- a CDS encoding DUF2231 domain-containing protein; this encodes MEFLSYLHPRIVHFPIAIFVVYFLFEAFAAFLKKDFLNKSAYILLALGVIFSVAAVLTGNQAQELLKEKFPSTYKTISSLIQKHNNYATLTLWYFLSLMIFRTYLVLKKKFLGWTKYLVVFLALLGVLFIILTALYGGDLVYYYGAGTSRFGTI
- a CDS encoding enoyl-CoA hydratase-related protein — its product is MNFKNLLVEKKDTIAIVTVNRPDKLNALNGETLEELRDLFESLQDDNSVNVIIITGAGEKAFVAGADISELNKLDETTAKDFVEKGQSVFDLIENLGKPVIAAVNGFALGGGCELALACHIRIASERAKFGQPEVNLGIIPGYGGTQRLSRLINTGRAIEIILSGDMISAEEALKYGLINRISRHEELLGDAVELAKKICSKGQIAVRSALKAIVATNYLHLNDGLKLESDLFAECCATEDFKEGTSAFLEKRKPNFKNK